The nucleotide window GTAATGGTACATTTATTACAATTAATGAACCAATATTAAAACATTATGGATTAttaatgaatcattaaaaaatcCATCAGTTCTTCAGATTTCCTCATTTTctctactgaattttttttctttcccaatacCCCATTTAGGACATCATATTACCTTTGCTTATCATTTCTTCTCATGGTCTTCTGGACATGATGGTTTCTCATATTGTCCTTATTTATGATGACCCAGACATATTTTTCTTTAGTGTTATCAGTagttattattacttattttaaaggcaaagaaatagaaacatatgagagagagagagcgaaagagagggAGATTACAACcctttattcactccccaaatatctacaacagctatggcttggccaagccaaagtcaagagcctggtattctatccatgtctcccacatgaatggcagagacctgaatacttgagtcattacttgctgcctcccagggtgcacattaatagagggctggatcagaagcaaagcctggactcaaacccaggcctccaCTATgtggtgcaggtgtcccaggcggcATCTCTGCACCAAACGCTTTCACCAACCTTGGTATTTTTGAAGAGTACTAGTCAGATATGTTGCAGCATATTCCACAATGAGAATTTATCTGATATTTTTCTCATGATTATACTGGGGTTATGGATTTGGGAAAGGATGACTATAGACGTAAAAACTCATTACCATCATATAACATTAAGGACATATGCCATCAAAATAACCTGTCACTATTGATGATAATCTCCTGGTTGACCTAATGTTTGTCGTTTTAAACATTTTCCACATTAAGGAATATTGCTTCTTGGCAGAGTCACAACCTATTAAAAGCAAAGATATGATGTTGTTTCCTGTGTGCACTTCATTCGGCACTAATTTCAACCCAGTTTAGGCATGAAGCTTGCAATtggtaaatgaaaacaaatagatGAATACCTGAATGCTTGTTATTGATGTATATTCTACATGACTCATAAACCTTGAACATTCTCTGTTATAATTAAGTtttattatagaaaaagaaaactagagcCTGCACTTGAAAGATATTCtccctggagctggcactgtggcacagtaggctaagcctccacctgcagtgccagtattgtatatgggtgccagttcatgtcccagttgctcctcttcttatccagctctctgctaatggcttgggaaggcagtggaagatggcccaagcgcttgggcccatgcaagagctcctggctcctggcttcagatcgccccaGTTAtcgctatttcagccatttggggagtgaaccagaggataaaagaccattctctgtttctcactcttcctcgtaaataaataaataatttttttttagaaaagaaaaacgtTCTCCATAAATGGAACAAGTAGTAATCAATGTGTGTGGACAGAATAGTGTAGCATTGGGTGCTATCCGGACCAACTCTTGATGCAGTTTTCTGTAATAGCAAGAATAGCCACACCATCCACTTAACATCATTCTAGGAGGTAAAGTGGCTCCTGCTTCGATGAAATATTGACTAGGGGGACACTAACATGTTTGGCAAATCCAACAGTCTGGTCAAGATAAAATCTACTTTGGCAAATTGCTCCCACACACTCTGAGATCTCTCCCAAGACTGAATAGATTAAACTGTTCTCAATAGGCTCTCTTggtaaaaaaaagcaaagcaaaagaaaGTAACAACCTGGGAgaaaatagaaagcttttataaggaaaggagaaaaggaaatgaaagaagaatAGTTATTTTTGGAGTACATAACAGAACAAAGAGAAggatgagaaaatgaaaagggGGGGTGTGTTTGCTGGAGTGGAGTGTGCTGAGCTCTGGTGCAGTGAATATAATTTATGTTGATTAGTCAGGCCGAAGATTTGGGGAGAAGTGATAGTGAGGtgcatatcctttttttttaaatcttatttatttatttgagaggtacagttataaacagtgagaaggagagacagagcaaaaggtcttccatccactggttcattccccaaatggccacaatggttgaagctgagccaacctgaagccaggagccaggggcttctgggtctcctacatgggtacagggacccaaggacctgggccaacttccactgctttcccaggccatacatagcagagggctagacgagaagaggagtagcctagactagaactggtgcctatatgagatgccagtgctgcaggtggaggattaagctactgcaccaAAACGGTGGCCCCAAGGTGCATATCTTAACAAGACTGGAAAGCAGTGATTTGTTCTATCTAATTTGAAGACTGTTATATTACTCTTTGTTATCAGTCTtacttgagtttttaaaatgcatttcatttaGAAATTTTACACATATCTTCAACTTCCTCATTCCAATTGTTTACATTTGTTCAGAGAACAAATTCATGGTTGCTGAACTGTTCTTTAAAACCTGACCACTGACAATAACTTTTATAGCTTTCTTAAACCATGGGTAAAATAAAGCATAAATCAAAGGGTTCATGGCTGAATTATAATAAGCACACCAAACACAAATCTCATAAATATAGGCTGGGGTTATGAAGCCCATGTAGGCATCAATTAATGAATCAATGCTATATGGTAACCATGAAATCATAAATGCTATCACCGTGATGCCCAGGATTTTAGCTGCTTTTCTCTCTCGTTTGGCCACTCTGGCTTTGTAACTTTCTGAAGATGATTGTGCTTTGCTACCAATGTTTTCAATCTTTTGAGCCTGCTGTCTAGCCACCAGAAAAATATTACCATAGAGAATTATCATCACTAAGGTAGGTACAAAGAAGGACAGAAAATCTATCAACACCCAGTTTTGATTTACAACTGTCTGACAACCTCCTATACAGTTAACAGCACTGGATAATTCCTCCAGTCCATCGTCATAGGCACCTGTGTAGAACACAGCTCCGCTGTACACCAGGGGCAGGATCCAGGAGATGCCAATGCAAATTCCGGACACAGACACAGTGAACTTGGTGGGATAGACCAGAGGGTCAGTGACAGCAATGTACCTGTCGATGGAGATGAAGCACAAGTGGAAGAGAGAAGAGTAGCAAAAAGCCACATCACAGCACGTGTGCAAAGTGCAGAAACTTCTCCCAAAATACCAGCAGCTCTCCACGGACCTGACCATGCTGAAGGGCATCACAGTCGCACCCACCAGGAAGTCAGCACCGGCCAGGGAGGCGATAAGGAAATTGGTAGGAGAGTGCAGCTGCCGGAAGTGGAGGATTGAGATCATCACCAGGAGGTTCCCAAAGATGGCCAGCACAGCCCCAAAGCCAAACACTGTGTAGAGGAGCACCCGGGGAGCCGGCGAGTAGGGCATCTTCACGCAGGACCCGTTCACGTTGTCGTAGCAGAGCTGCCCAGCAGCTGGTGGGGACCAGTTGCCGCTCATGCTGCTACTGTTTATGTTTGAAGTTTTGTCCTTTTTGATTCTCaatgtatgattctaattttcaATACTCCTGGGTGGAAGGTTCCCATAAATCCATCAGGATACCCCAAGAAATTATCAGAATCTATCTGTAGCACAAATCAAAATGTTttctgtaacaaaataaaatccaacaaaTTTTATATTACACAATTGCACTTGGGATATATTTCAACTCACCAATGACTTATTTCCTTTAATTtgataaattttccttttagtcATCAATATCTTTTTAATCCTATTAGTTTTATGTGTATGCTGTCCATCCTGCATTGCCACGACCCAAAGCATGTTGTGATTCCAACTAAATAAATGTCATCAATGGGAAAAATAATCCCATCATGGAATCCCTATAGTGCAAAGTGTGAACTAGTAAGATTATTTTCAGCAATGATTATTAAGCAAAATATTCTACCAGACACGTCTCCACTCTAGATTGCATTCTATTGTCATCATTTATTTTAGGCCAAAAGTTTCTCTTTTcttagtaaataaattaatccatTTCTGTGTTCCCAATCGTGATTTACCTGCCTCAGTGGTTTTATTTATTACAAAGATATGAGGGcactccaaaagttcatgggaatttttaaaaaataagtttgggACAGGTGTTTTGCATAGTGTTTAAAAGGccacttggaatacctgcatctcatatcacagtgcctgggttcaagtcctgactactctccTGATTTCACCTTTCTGATATTAAAcactctgggaagtagcaggtgatggttcaagtagttgggtccctgccacctacgcgggagacccagattcaggtCCTGCTTCACTATGTTCCAGCGGGGGCTGCTGAGGGCATTTAACTGGTAAGCGAGTAGATGAGtgatctcttcttttttttaagatttatttatttgaaagagttataccgagagaggagaggcacagagagagagagagagagagagaggtctaccatccgatggttcattccccaattggccacaatggccagagttgtgctgatctaaagccaggagccaggagccaggagcttcttctgggtcccccacgcattggcaggtgcccaaggacttgggccatcttccactgctttcccaggccatagcagagagctggatagaaagtgaaacagccgggtctcgaactggcgcccatatgggatgccagtgtttcaggtcagggcgttaacctgctgcaccactgtgtCAGacccatctctctgtttcttttttatgtatatgcatgtgtgtgtgtgcatacatacctttcaaataaataaatacataaaattaattaattgaaacaaagataagtttattttggtgtcaaaaactttttgttaagatttattttatttatttgaaaggcagagttacatagagagaaagagagagagagctagacgcaaagagagatcctccatttttTGGTacactcccccagtggcctcaatggctggggctaagccaaGTCAAAAccagtggccaggagcttcatccacgtctcccacatgggtgcaggggcccaagcacttggatcatcttctgatgcttgatgctttcctaggcacaatagcagggaactggatcaaaagttgGGCAGCTGGGatgctgcaggcgggggcttaacctgctgtgccgcagtgggGCCTCCcaccaaaaacttttaaaattcacacagttttttcataaaacacatgtttatgaactttttgtagacctttcatatgtatggatttaaaactttttcaccaaaataaatttcttttacttccatttttttcatgaactttaaaaatgtacttcttTGTTCATCTGAGAATCTGAGCAAACACAAAGAGAGCTTCTGTTGgctgctttgcctttttttttttttttttttgacaggcagagtggacagtgagagagagagacagagagaaaggtcttcctttgccgttggttcaccctccaatggccaccgtggccagcgtgctgcggccggcgcaccacgctgatccaatggcaggagccaggtgcttttcctggtctcccatggggtgcagggcccaagcacttgggccatcctccactgcactcccgggccacagcagggagctggcctggaagaggggcaaccaggacagaatccggcaccctgaccgggactagaacccggtgtgctggcgccgcaaggcggaggattagcctagtgagccgtggtgccagccgctttgccttttttaaagatttattttatttatttgaaagacagagttagagagggagagggagagggagagggagagggagagagagagagagagagagaagagagagtgagagatcttccaacctctggttcactcccccaaatgactgcaatggccagaactgagctgatctgaagccaggaaccaagagcctcttctgggtctcccacataggtgtaggggcccaagcacttgggccacttgttactgccttcccaggccacagaagagagttagattgaaagtggaacagctgggacctgaatcagctcccatataggatgcagggctttaaccagctgtgccacagcactggcccctggtttactcctgaaatgcctgcaataagcaggactgggccaggctgaagccaagatctaggaactcagtacaggtctcccacatcagtggtaggaacccaactgctgagccattacctgctacttcccaaggtgtgcattagtaggaacctggaattgagagtggatcTGGGATTTGACCTAGGCATTTctatatgggatgagggtgtcctcAGTAACATCTTAATTTCTGTTCCAAATGCAGCCctttccattaacattttgtCATCTGGTTCGATAGGTTACAAACTGTGAGAATCAACTTCACTCTTTCTGTCTTGTAATAGACCATTTTTGCATCAGCACTGGCTACCAAATAGCAGAAAATACTAACATAGTGATGGCAACTTGATATTGATGAAAATGTtacaaaaagcattaaaaaattttcatctgctcattatttctaagtagcTGGTAGAAAGACATTATTCCTCCTCTCAAGACACTGTCACTGGAATACATGCACTTTGACTCTCCATCCATGTGACAAATGGACAGTGAGCCCTCTGGCTACACATTTGTTTGTGTGTGGCTCCTCATGATTGCCTTTTCTATGTCCAATGCTTAAGAAAGTTCAGAAAATGAAGtgacagcagaaaactggaatcgaGCTAGATTCCCTGGTGACTTGCCCACACCTGGGGGTGCTAGAACAACGCAGAATAAGAGAACATTATTTAGTTTTCCAAGGAAAGAGCACAAGACTCTTCCTAGTGCAAAACTGGCTTTACAATATCTGTGAACTTACCCTTCAAGTTATAAAGAATGATGAGCATTATTATTAATCCACCTGGTTACCCAGTTCCTTGTCAATAGAAGTAATGCTCCTAACCAAATATTCTTTCAGATTTCTTCTAACTTTTCTCAGTGTCCGATTTTGTGAAATGATGTCGACTACTTGAATAGACAAAATCCTGAGCCAAGTTTTTTCAACTTAAGCACTACTGACATTTGAGTTCTGGTAACTCTTTGATATGGGAAGGCATCTGTTCATTGTATGGTATCTGGGTGCATTCCTGCTGTTAGATGCCAATAAAATCAGTTGTGACAACCAAACACATCTCCAGACATGGCCAAATGTCCTCTGGGGACAAACCTCAATCCTCCTTTACCTGCTTTGAGTTCTTCTAGGtaactgctgctcctccgcacgcggaggagccgcaccagaccggacgcttgttgttcccttttttacaagtcctttctatagtaaagtaagaataagtaaacagaaaactcccaaagcaagaatgagtagagagaaatgagaaagaacgaagcaaagaacttccccgcgaactctccaacgcactctccaaccaacccacaccaccatgccgtctctctcctcctatatagtcctctccaccaatccgtgctctgctacccacacgccgagcgcgccgctctcctccaatcaggagcagctcctgcagcttgtcaagttggtgagaggcagctgggtagaagctgtttgctcctctcccagcgccatattgtgggagagcagatgcatagaataagtcttaattccagtaacagtatagtccgagttgctccccacaggtaacAAAAATTATTATGTgataatttttatccattttgagtagagAAACAACTTTACATCACCCTCCATCATTTTTAGGTTTAGTcattgatatttcatttttagGTTTAGTCattgattatttcatttatttaaaagatacttaTTGAATGACAGTAACTGGGTATAAAGTTATGAACAAAACAGATATGATCTCTATCCTTATGGAGCTTGTAATCTTAAGAGagaaatgattcttttttaaacaaaatttttacaaggccagcattgtagtgcagcaggttaaaccactgcatgAGACACCAGTATCCTATGTCAGAATGTGGGTTCGAATCCcatcttctctgtttctgatccagcttcttgctaatgcacctaggaaggaagtggatgatggtccaagtgtttctGGTTTCAggatggcctagccctggctgttgcaggcatttggagagtgagccagcagaagatccatctttctctctctctccctctctgtgtgtgtgtatgtatatatatatgtgtgtgtgtgtgtgtgtgtgtgtgtgtgtatacatatgtgcctctcaaataaacaaacaactctgaaatattttttgcttatctgtttgagagacagagaggaaaaaaaaaaaaagaaaaaaagagggagagaaacacagagggcTATCTCCCATtgactagttcactttccaaaggtGCATAACAACCTGggttgagctgaagccaggaaccaagaattcaatccaggtatccctctttaatggcaggaatccaatgacTTAAGTCATCACCACCCGCTCCCAGTGTCCATGATAGAACAAAATTATGAAGTGGAGttgaatccaggtgctctgatgtggtgTGTGGGTATTCTAACTGGtttcttaatcactaggccaaatgcccacctccaggaaacaatttttaaacaattaaataGAGAGATTGATACATTCACACTAATGCTAATAAGTACTGCAAAGGTGAGAGACAAAGCTTGTGTGAATACAATTTCAGGCAGATTCCGACAAAAGAGCCCCTAAAAGTAGAGTTAGATGAACATGTTGTATCAATAGTTGCGGCATTTTTATTATTCTACCTTTTAAGGTATACCATCTACATTTATTAGGGGGATCTAGGTTAATTTACACTTTCATATTTGTGCTTTGTCATAAATAAAGTCCAAGGTTAGATGGAATGTTAATTAGAAGTGCTTTCCAAGGCTTTTAAAACCTTTGCACATAAGTGACTCTTCCGCTCTTCCTCGTATGGCCATCTCCAGTAAATGGATTTGTGTCAGTTATGATCAAAATTTGGCATAAGCTGTGTTTCCAGGGGTTTCTGACTTTCGTCTGCAGGACAGAGTTTGGAGACAAAGTTTTGGTTATCTTGCATCAGCCAAAGTTTTCAGTCTCATGTCTATACTTCATGCTAATTTGTAAGTTGTGGACTCTTAAAGGTCATTCCTAAATTAAATCCACTAAGTAAATCACCTCCCCAGTGACTGAGAGTTTGAAACATTTCTTGTTATGGCCAAGGAAAAAACAGATGTGATAATGATGCCCCATGACCATTGCAGTACCCATGCTCAGAAGTTTGTTAATGAGAGGAAAGGGACAGAACTGTTTTGTATCCTTGTCTCTTTGGATTAGAAGGTAGAGCAACCAAGCACACAGCAGAGTCAAAGTGTTAAACTGTAAATGAAGAGCTGTGGGCATTGATTATTTGCAATCAATTTATCTAGGTAATGGTCTGAGCAATTCTTAAAGTTAGTTTACAATGGAGTGAGTGCTCAACTTGTCTCTTTATATAACCCATTTGTGTTTGAAAAGATTATCTTAATCATACACATTAACTGTTTATGGAATATTTGAGTAGAGTGAGAAacaataagaaattatttttgatgCAATGACAGCTTTCAAGTGTGGTCTAGCACATCTTCCTTCTTTCATCCCTTAGTTGCATCTAAGCAGGACTCATACTTGCCTACTCAAAGTGTTAAAAATTTCAGTTTTAGGAAACTCCACTTTAAAACTTTTCTCCATAAATACCGGAGTGCTCCTGAGCTCCCTGCCCAGAGTAAAGAGCTATAATCTCAAAACGTTTCCTTTTTAAGGAaggataatatttattttaattccacaTCCACTAtacatttctgtttctatttcataaagagaaagagagagtagaaacaaaggaacaaaataatttgatttctttgtaaGTTCTACTTGGTGATCATGACTTATGTATATTGAGCCGCGGAATTATGGCTGTCTCATGCAATGCAAGCCTGAATTCTGCAGATATCTCTGCAGGAGACATCCCCATTCCCCCAGTTTACCAGAGGCTCAAGCTTTCTCTGATTTGGACACTTTCTCCTCAACTTCTATGTCACAGACAGTTGATGCATCCTTAAATGGGGGCACCTTCATGAAAGGCCAAGCCTGACTACCTTCCACATGTTCTCCAAGCCACATGAACCTCATGTACCTTTACCATTTGAGTAAGTGACATGTTGTCTTCAAGTGCCACCAGCCCATTTCCCCTCCCACCAATCTCTCCAATTCTACCTTTTCTCTCTCAAAATGGACAGAGGGCAGGTCAGCAAAACTATTAAATAAGGAAACATGAACAGGGGCCAGggtagtggcatagtgggtgtGCTAGTCCGTGTCctcgctgttccacttctgatccagctccctgctagtggactggaaaaggcagcagaaggtgacccaagtatttaggttactgccacccatgtggagacctgaatgaatctcttggctcctggtttcagcctgatccagcactgccattgtggccatttggggagtgaactagtgatagaagacttttcctctctcactccctctcttctctctgtaactctgacttgcaaataaataaaatacatctttagaaaaaatttgaaatccatacatagaagggttttcaaaatgttcatagaaagtGCATATTACAGAAAGAGCTATGCCAGGATTCCAAATTTTTGGTACCTACAATGAACTGATCTTTTAATCTCCCAATtaccattaactttttgaagcatcctcatacaTTTGTGTAGTCGTCACATTGAAAGCATTGCCCTTCAATCTACAACACTATTAACATGATAAAACGTGACAAAAACTTTTTTCCTATGACCAATATTCTCCTTATTCTATATCTTCACTACCATGTAGACTGAGTGaaactaaataagaaaaagagggcAGAAGGAAGAGTGAACAGTCATACTATGTCCCTCTCTACTTTAGGGCTCTAAGTCCTGGGCTTGGGTTACATTGTGGTACAAAAGCAGAGGCTGATTTTTAATCTGAACTAGGATGAACTTTTGAATGGGAATTTAAATCCAGAAATGGCTATGACATCTGCCCAG belongs to Oryctolagus cuniculus chromosome 5, mOryCun1.1, whole genome shotgun sequence and includes:
- the LOC100343908 gene encoding trace amine-associated receptor 6, giving the protein MSGNWSPPAAGQLCYDNVNGSCVKMPYSPAPRVLLYTVFGFGAVLAIFGNLLVMISILHFRQLHSPTNFLIASLAGADFLVGATVMPFSMVRSVESCWYFGRSFCTLHTCCDVAFCYSSLFHLCFISIDRYIAVTDPLVYPTKFTVSVSGICIGISWILPLVYSGAVFYTGAYDDGLEELSSAVNCIGGCQTVVNQNWVLIDFLSFFVPTLVMIILYGNIFLVARQQAQKIENIGSKAQSSSESYKARVAKRERKAAKILGITVIAFMISWLPYSIDSLIDAYMGFITPAYIYEICVWCAYYNSAMNPLIYALFYPWFKKAIKVIVSGQVLKNSSATMNLFSEQM